The Impatiens glandulifera chromosome 8, dImpGla2.1, whole genome shotgun sequence genome includes a window with the following:
- the LOC124912396 gene encoding probable LRR receptor-like serine/threonine-protein kinase At2g24230 has protein sequence MGFTFLGFYNSIFILSLFFIPSICQQPNTDGYFVSIFLQKMGLTSSRGYNFSSSVCSWQGVFCDSSQTYVLGLKVSGLGLSGLIPDNSIGKLSKLQTLDLSNNKITNLPSDFWSLGSLKTLNLSFNHFSGLLPSNIGNFGQLEVLDFSNNNFSGSIPEAVSSLTSLQILKLDLNGFESRIPSGLMNCHSLVSIDLSSNRLTGFLAKGFLSAFPKLRSLNLAGNEIQGQDSDFSEMISISYLNLSRNLFQGSVVSVLQAPLEVVDLSRNQFQGHISQVNLKSTFNWSNLVHLDLSENQLSGEIFSKFNETRNLKHLNLAFNRFNSQRFPNITMLLGLEYLNLSGDNLIGRIPVETSTMRSLEILDLSRNRLNNRLPSLGMKGLRILDVSYNNMTGEIPMVILQRLLSGMEKFNFSYNNFTLCTSGFPAETLKSAFVGSLDSCPIAADPEKIRRKSNQHKGLTLAFVTITIAVVFCLLVALLFLAFGYRRKRRTWIVKHDSSSYKEETNISGPFSFQTDSTTWVADVKLATSVPVVIFEKPLLNFTFADLLSATSNFERGTLLAEGRFGPVYRGFLPGGIHVAVKVLVHGSTMTDQEAARELEYLGRIKHPNLVPLTGYCLAGDQRIAIYDYMENGNLQNLLHDLPLGVQMNGDWSRDIWDEDDNDDNGIQNVGSEGLLTTWRFRHKVALGTARALAFLHHGCSPPIIHRDVKASSVYLDSNLEPRLSDFGLSKIFGNDIEDEIARGCPGYVAPEFVQPESNPPKNLTPKSDVYGFGVILFELITGKKPVEDEYPDYSDEDGKEGNLVNWVRGLVRRNQGLRSIDPKIVGTGRDFHLEEALKIGYLCTADLPFKRPSMQQVVGLLKDIDPLRNL, from the coding sequence ATGGGTTTTACTTTTCTTGGCTTCTATAACTCCATTTTTATTCTATCTCTGTTCTTCATACCTTCAATTTGTCAACAACCCAATACAGATGGATACTTCGTATCCATTTTCTTACAGAAAATGGGTTTAACCTCATCTCGAGGTTACAATTTCTCTTCTTCAGTTTGTTCATGGCAAGGAGTTTTCTGTGATTCAAGTCAAACCTATGTTCTAGGGTTGAAAGTTTCTGGATTAGGTTTATCCGGTTTGATTCCTGATAACTCCATTGGTAAACTCTCAAAGCTTCAAACTTTGGATCTGAGTAACAACAAAATCACCAACCTTCCTTCTGATTTCTGGAGCTTGGGTTCACTCAAAACCCTTAATCTCTCCTTTAATCACTTCTCTGGTTTACTTCCAAGCAACATTGGTAATTTCGGTCAGCTTGAAGTTCTTGATTTTTCGAACAATAACTTCTCTGGGAGTATTCCAGAAGCTGTAAGCTCACTTACCAGTCTTCAAATTCTTAAACTTGACTTAAACGGGTTTGAATCAAGAATCCCATCTGGGTTAATGAACTGTCATTCTCTGGTTTCCATTGATCTTTCTTCAAATCGTCTTACTGGGTTTTTAGCAAAAGGGTTTCTATCTGCATTTCCTAAACTCAGATCGTTGAATCTTGCTGGGAATGAAATTCAGGGACAGGATTCGGATTTTTCTGAAATGATTTCAATCAGTTATCTCAATCTTTCAAGAAATCTCTTTCAGGGTTCTGTTGTAAGTGTTCTTCAGGCGCCATTGGAGGTTGTTGATTTGAGCAGGAACCAGTTTCAAGGACATATTTCTCAGGTAAATCTCAAATCCACATTCAATTGGTCTAATTTGGTGCATTTGGATTTGTCTGAGAATCAGCTTAGTGGAGagatctttagtaaattcaatGAAACCAGGAATTTAAAACACCTTAATCTCGCTTTCAACCGGTTTAATTCTCAACGTTTTCCTAATATTACTATGTTATTGGGTTTGGAATATCTGAATTTGTCCGGGGACAATCTCATTGGTCGTATTCCTGTTGAAACCTCGACAATGAGGAGTCTTGAGATACTGGATTTATCGAGAAACCGACTCAACAATCGATTGCCTAGTTTGGGTATGAAAGGTTTACGAATCCTGGATGTTTCGTATAATAACATGACAGGAGAAATACCAATGGTGATATTGCAGAGATTGTTATCCGGAATGGAGAAATTCAACTTCTCATATAACAACTTTACCCTTTGCACCTCTGGATTCCCTGCTGAAACGCTTAAATCCGCATTTGTTGGATCGTTAGATAGCTGCCCAATTGCTGCAGACCCGGAGAAGATTCGTCGAAAATCTAATCAACATAAAGGGCTCACTCTCGCTTTCGTTACGATCACGATCGCGGTTGTGTTTTGTTTGCTCGTGGCATTGTTGTTTCTAGCGTTTGGTTATCGGAGGAAACGTAGGACGTGGATTGTAAAACATGATTCTTCTTCTTACAAAGAAGAAACTAATATTTCAGGGCCATTCTCGTTTCAAACTGATTCAACGACGTGGGTTGCTGATGTTAAGCTGGCGACGTCTGTCCCTGttgttatatttgaaaaaccGCTGTTGAATTTCACGTTCGCGGATCTCCTTTCGGCGACTTCGAATTTCGAGAGAGGAACTTTGCTTGCAGAAGGGAGATTCGGACCGGTTTATCGAGGTTTTCTACCTGGTGGAATCCATGTTGCGGTTAAAGTGTTGGTTCATGGTTCTACAATGACTGATCAAGAAGCTGCGAGAGAGCTCGAGTATCTAGGAAGGATCAAACACCCGAATTTGGTTCCTTTAACGGGTTATTGCTTGGCCGGGGATCAGAGGATCGCGATTTACGATTATATGGAGAATGGTAATTTGCAGAATTTACTTCATGATTTGCCTTTGGGAGTTCAAATGAATGGAGATTGGAGTCGAGATATTTGGGACGAGGATGATAACGACGATAATGGTATTCAGAATGTCGGGTCGGAAGGGTTGTTGACGACTTGGCGGTTTAGGCACAAAGTTGCTCTCGGGACTGCTCGAGCTCTAGCGTTTCTCCACCACGGTTGTTCGCCTCCCATCATTCATAGGGATGTTAAAGCTAGCAGCGTTTATCTTGATTCAAATTTGGAGCCGAGATTATCTGATTTTGGACTGTCAAAGATTTTCGGAAATGACATTGAAGACGAGATAGCTCGTGGGTGTCCTGGCTATGTTGCACCTGAATTTGTCCAACCGGAGAGTAATCCTCCAAAGAATTTGACTCCTAAATCGGATGTTTACGGTTTTGGTGTCATTCTTTTCGAGCTAATCACTGGGAAGAAACCCGTGGAAGATGAATACCCTGATTATAGCGATGAAGATGGGAAAGAAGGGAATCTGGTTAACTGGGTGAGAGGATTAGTGAGGAGGAATCAAGGGTTGCGATCGATTGACCCGAAGATCGTGGGGACTGGCCGCGACTTCCATTTGGAGGAAGCGTTGAAGATAGGGTACTTGTGCACGGCTGACCTTCCGTTCAAACGACCCAGCATGCAGCAGGTTGTTGGTCTTCTTAAGGACATCGATCCCCTTAGGAATCTATAG